The region CGCCCTTGGTCTGGCCTTCATTATTGAAGGGATTCCCTATTTTGTCTTTTCTGAGCGCATGCCCAGAATCCTTATTTCCATTATTGAGCGCGGTCCGCGGCAGTTACGCATTCTTGGACTCATCGCCATGATTTTCGGTCTGCTGCTGATCTCTTTCGGTCAGTCATTGACAGATTTATAGCATTACTCTCCGGTTTTCTCGGCCACGTGGATGTAGACAATCCCTGAAAGTAACGGGATGAACATCACACGTCCGAAACCTGCTTCGCGCAATTCCTCAGCAAGGGCCCGCTCATCCGGGAAGGCCCGGAT is a window of Desulfovibrio sp. JC010 DNA encoding:
- a CDS encoding DUF2065 domain-containing protein; its protein translation is MHIDWSFLLSALGLAFIIEGIPYFVFSERMPRILISIIERGPRQLRILGLIAMIFGLLLISFGQSLTDL